The sequence TGCCGCGTCTGGTCTTTATCAACAAAATGGATCGTCTGGGCAGTGATTTCAAAGGGATCATAACCCAGCTCAGAAACAAGCTCGGGGCCCATCCGGTGGCTCTGCAGCTGCCGATCGGACGGGAATCCGCTTTTTGCGGGGTGGTTGATCTGCTGGGTGACCGGGCCCTTTACTGGGATGATGACGAGCAACTTGATTTTCGTGTGGCTGAAATTCCGACGGCCATGCAGGCCGAAGTCGAGGAGGCCCGGCAGCAGCTCTGGGAAATGGCGGCCGAGGGCGACGATGAACTTCTCGAACTCTTTCTCGAAGGCGCGCCTTTGCCTGCGGAACAGGTAATCCGGGCCCTGCGAATTCAGACGATTGCCGGTCAACTGGTGCCGGTGCTCTGCGGCAGCGGTCTTAAAAACAAGGGCATTCAGCCGCTGTTGGACGCCGTGGCGGCCTTTCTGCCCTCTCCGGCCGAGGTGCCGCCGGTGGTCGGCAGCCATCCTTTGGATGGTCATCCGGTTGAGCGCGCCGCGTTCAATGCGGAGCCTCTGACGGCCCTGCTTTTCAAGGTGGCGATGATGGAAGGCCGCCGTCTGGTTTATCTGCGCCTGTATTCCGGCGCCCTGACCGAGGGCGACGAGGTTTTCAACCCCCGACTCAAGAAAAAGGAGAAGGTTTCACGACTTTTCCAGATGCATGCCCATAAAAAAAATCGCATTGACAAAGCCCTGGCCGGGGACATCGTGGTTGCCATGGGTATTAAACAGTCGGGTACCGGTGATACCCTTTGTACCGCGGATGCGCCGCTCATTCTGCCGGGGATGGAGTTCACGGTGCCGGTGATCTCGGCGGCGATCGAGCCGCAGCGTAACAGCGATCTCGATAAACTCTGGGAAAGTCTGAGCAAGCTCGCGGATGAAGATCCCACCTTTCAGATCAGGATGGATGAGGATACCGGTCAGATTGTGATTTCCGGCATGGGTGAGCTTCATCTGGAGATTAT comes from Pseudomonadota bacterium and encodes:
- the fusA gene encoding elongation factor G → MAKIDFIRNIGIAAHIDAGKTTITERILFVTGHTHKIGEVHEGTAVMDWMEQEQDRGITITSAATTCNWRKHTITIIDTPGHVDFTAEVERSLRVLDGMVAVFCAVGGVEPQSETVWRQAERYRVPRLVFINKMDRLGSDFKGIITQLRNKLGAHPVALQLPIGRESAFCGVVDLLGDRALYWDDDEQLDFRVAEIPTAMQAEVEEARQQLWEMAAEGDDELLELFLEGAPLPAEQVIRALRIQTIAGQLVPVLCGSGLKNKGIQPLLDAVAAFLPSPAEVPPVVGSHPLDGHPVERAAFNAEPLTALLFKVAMMEGRRLVYLRLYSGALTEGDEVFNPRLKKKEKVSRLFQMHAHKKNRIDKALAGDIVVAMGIKQSGTGDTLCTADAPLILPGMEFTVPVISAAIEPQRNSDLDKLWESLSKLADEDPTFQIRMDEDTGQIVISGMGELHLEIIHERLRQEFNLESNLGKPQVLFQETITQEARATAEFERVDEEEKTRQFARLSVRVSPRPRAAGSSVSWREGVGLDLAEPLRQAAIEGLREVLHSGP